In Ipomoea triloba cultivar NCNSP0323 chromosome 7, ASM357664v1, a single genomic region encodes these proteins:
- the LOC116024012 gene encoding F-box/FBD/LRR-repeat protein At1g13570-like: MYKKHRHAIKYAKKSAVSLYVINKILLLHNGTIRKFVLSFYSVGIRAIRSRSYDFDQWLHLVTRKGVEEIYIRFDKEAYRLPGCVFSCSTLKRLHLYGVVVEPMNFPSIFPNIASLCFEMVDFGPINSLDCAIDVPVLEKLSFIHCCNIFHFDITAPKLCSLTIEFCSSTVRGKFLPVNLDLRSISTLDLGGLLQGLKEFTRMGFHLNVEYLKLSCYQEFYTKSDGSSSVFVHLLQLCPKLRKLDIKLPWFDSMATKRMDILSELHAVSLTNKMLNALKLMSFQGLQIEKLFIKELLSSLSTLEKVVIVREKHYRKKDSTGVMQELLDLPFASTKMKIIIV, from the exons ATGTATAAAAAACACCGCCATGCTATCAAGTATGCCAAGAAATCAGCAGTGAGTTTATACGTGATCAACAAAATTCTGCTGCTGCACAATGGAACTATTCGGAAATTTGTTCTGAGTTTTTATAGTGTTGGGATACGTGCAATTAGGTCCCGGTCTTATGACTTCGACCAATGGCTACATTTAGTCACACGGAAAGGTGTTGAAGAAATCTACATTCGTTTTGACAAAGAAGCATACAGGTTGCCAGGCTGCGTATTTTCTTGCTCAACACTTAAGAGATTGCATCTTTATGGTGTTGTTGTTGAACCAATGAATTTCCCTTCCATATTTCCTAATATTGCTTCACTTTGTTTTGAGATGGTTGACTTTGGTCCTATAAATTCTCTAGATTGTGCTATTGACGTTCCTGTACTCGAGAAGTTGTCATTTATCCATTGTTGTAACATATTTCATTTTGACATTACTGCTCCAAAGCTATGTAGTTTAAcaattgaattttgctcatctACTGTGAGGGGCAAATTTCTCCCGGTTAACTTGGACTTGAGATCTATTTCTACTCTTGATTTGGGTGGTCTTCTCCAG GGACTTAAAGAATTCACTAGGATGGGATTTCATCTTAATGTGGAATACCTTAAACTTTCATGTTACCAAGAATTCTATACCAAAAGTGACGGATCATCTTCTGTGTTTGTTCATTTGCTGCAATTATGCCCTAAGTTACGCAAACTCGATATCAAATTGCCATGG TTCGATTCTATGGCTACTAAACGTATGGACATCTTGTCAGAACTTCATGCTGTTTCTCTAACAAATAAGATGCTCAATGCTTTGAAGTTAATGTCATTCCAAGGGTTGCAAATAGAAAAGCTTTTCATTAAGGAGCTACTTTCCAGTTTATCAACGCTTGAAAAGGTTGTCATTGTTCGTGAGAAACATTACAGAAAAAAGGACTCTACTGGAGTTATGCAGGAGCTTTTGGATCTTCCCTTTGCCTccacaaaaatgaaaattattattgtctA G
- the LOC116024262 gene encoding mitogen-activated protein kinase kinase kinase 17-like — protein MTAWEKQRLLGSGSYGQVHLAVLKPAGEMKMAVKSAAIQCSCSLERERVFLDALRNCPFIVRCFGEDVSMEHGQHVYNLLLEYAPGGTLHQLIRNTGGIPEDLARLYTYQLLKGIHYMHTLGIIHCDLKPQNVLVFPGKFHGWKQIKLCDFGLAKFFDETNVYGDSHRGTIQYAAPECLAGRSYTAAKDIWAVGCMFVEMVTGKPIWEVDNEDELGMKIPKHFSPSAKSFLKMCLDREPGRRWTAEMLLSHPFLERLGVVVGSKKEEEGFVNPLGALRWSSSRDLFRVLPEKEKEKEVFDLNVAFKEEREEEVFDLNVVFEEEVFDLNVFFKEEWKREEVERCFPGCLVHWS, from the exons ATGACGGCGTGGGAGAAACAACGTCTTCTAGGATCTGGATCATATGGACAAGTCCACTTGGCCGTTCTTAAACCCGCCGGGGAAATGAAGATGGCGGTGAAGTCCGCCGCTATCCAGTGCTCATGCTCCTTGGAAAGAGAACGAGTGTTCTTGGATGCACTCAGAAACTGCCCCTTCATCGTTCGATGCTTTGGGGAAGATGTAAGCATGGAGCATGGACAACACGTGTACAATCTTTTGCTGGAGTACGCTCCCGGAGG AACTCTTCATCAACTGATCAGGAATACTGGCGGGATACCGGAGGATCTGGCTAGACTTTACACTTATCAGCTTCTTAAAGGCATCCATTACATGCACACCCTGGGAATCATCCACTGTGACTTGAAGCCCCAGAACGTTCTTGTCTTCCCGGGAAAGTTCCACGGCTGGAAGCAAATCAAGCTCTGCGACTTCGGGCTAGCCAAGTTTTTCGACGAGACGAATGTTTATGGCGATTCCCATCGCGGGACGATACAGTACGCGGCGCCAGAGTGTTTAGCCGGGAGATCGTACACGGCGGCAAAGGATATCTGGGCGGTGGGGTGCATGTTCGTGGAGATGGTGACCGGGAAACCCATATGGGAAGTTGACAACGAAGACGAGTTAGGCATGAAAATACCAAAGCATTTCTCCCCTTCGGCCAAGAGTTTCTTGAAAATGTGTTTAGATAGAGAGCCAGGGCGAAGATGGACGGCGGAGATGCTGCTGAGTCACCCATTCCTTGAGAGATTGGGTGTTGTTGTTGGAAGCAAAAAGGAAGAGGAAGGGTTTGTGAACCCTTTAGGGGCTTTGCGTTGGAGTTCTAGTAGAGATCTCTTCAGAGTGCTCCCggagaaggagaaagagaaagaagtaTTTGATCTTAATGTGGCTTTTAAGGAAGAGAGGGAGGAAGAAGTATTTGATCTTAATGTGGTTTTTGAGGAAGAAGTATTTGATCTTAATGTGTTTTTTAAGGAAGAGTGGAAGAGGGAGGAAGTGGAAAGATGTTTCCCTGGGTGCTTGGTTCATTGGTCTTGA